A stretch of Clostridium formicaceticum DNA encodes these proteins:
- the dcuS gene encoding DcuS/MalK family sensor histidine kinase, with translation MKNKQLKLQTQITLFTIIIVIISIYTTIYFATRWTILNMHQEISTNIMNIAKVIGNSPNVVEGMKRDDYYQNPIQPFVQKILAETNQVEIIVVADMEGFRYAHPNPERLGEKFVGGDELRVVETGESYISEATGTMGTSIRAFAPIYDEENHQQLGFVMVGTLIQTVAEIKKQRLITTILASFVGLFFGIIGAILLANSIKKNLLGLEPDEIAKLYVEKKGMLEAIHEGVVAIDSDEKITLINDSARKLFHIDEKDVIGIKVTNLLPTSRLPEVLRTGVAEYDREQLVKDTIIISNRVPIKNGEEILGAIATFRDKTMITRLAEEVTGVKQIVAALRANSHEFMNKLHVILGLIEIEEFEEAKNYIIRANKRQQQIMTLVMGKIKDATIAGLLLGKISRAKELGITMTITEDSYLEKRKGKITSSMLVTILGNLIENAMEAISLSEKEEKAIKIDIIESHQKVLIKVKDTGRGISEEDLSRIFKRGFSTKKLSSGIGLSLVKNTVDSLGGSIKVTTNIHEGTEFTVTLPKEGENHDKGANC, from the coding sequence ATGAAAAACAAACAATTGAAACTGCAAACCCAAATAACCTTATTTACGATAATAATTGTTATTATTTCTATTTATACCACGATTTACTTTGCTACAAGATGGACGATATTAAATATGCATCAAGAGATTAGTACCAATATTATGAATATCGCTAAGGTAATAGGAAATAGTCCTAATGTCGTAGAAGGGATGAAGCGTGATGACTACTATCAAAATCCAATACAACCCTTTGTGCAAAAAATATTAGCTGAGACCAATCAGGTAGAGATTATTGTGGTGGCAGATATGGAGGGTTTTAGGTATGCGCATCCTAACCCTGAACGATTGGGAGAAAAATTCGTTGGTGGGGATGAGCTGAGGGTAGTGGAAACTGGAGAATCCTATATATCTGAGGCAACGGGAACAATGGGAACCTCCATAAGAGCTTTTGCACCAATCTATGATGAGGAAAATCATCAGCAGCTTGGGTTTGTCATGGTAGGAACGTTGATCCAAACTGTAGCAGAAATAAAAAAACAAAGGCTTATTACGACAATTTTAGCTTCCTTTGTAGGATTGTTTTTTGGAATAATAGGGGCAATTTTGTTGGCAAACAGCATTAAAAAAAATCTATTAGGATTAGAGCCAGATGAAATTGCAAAGTTATATGTTGAAAAAAAGGGGATGTTAGAGGCTATTCATGAAGGTGTTGTTGCAATTGATAGTGATGAAAAAATTACTTTGATCAATGATTCTGCAAGAAAACTATTTCATATAGATGAAAAGGATGTTATTGGGATAAAGGTTACTAACCTGCTTCCAACCAGTAGGCTCCCTGAGGTATTAAGAACAGGTGTTGCTGAATATGATAGAGAGCAGTTGGTAAAAGATACTATTATTATAAGTAATAGAGTTCCCATCAAAAATGGAGAAGAGATTTTAGGAGCTATTGCTACCTTTAGAGATAAAACAATGATTACTCGTTTAGCAGAGGAAGTTACAGGAGTGAAGCAAATTGTTGCGGCTTTAAGGGCCAACAGTCATGAGTTTATGAACAAATTACATGTTATTTTAGGATTAATAGAAATTGAGGAATTTGAAGAAGCAAAAAATTATATTATTCGTGCGAATAAAAGACAGCAACAAATTATGACATTAGTCATGGGAAAAATAAAAGATGCTACTATAGCGGGACTATTATTAGGCAAAATTAGTAGAGCTAAAGAATTGGGAATTACCATGACGATAACAGAGGATAGTTATCTTGAAAAAAGAAAAGGGAAAATCACCAGTAGTATGCTGGTAACAATCTTGGGAAATTTGATTGAAAATGCTATGGAAGCTATTAGTCTAAGTGAGAAAGAAGAAAAAGCTATTAAAATTGACATAATAGAGTCTCATCAAAAGGTTCTCATCAAAGTAAAAGATACCGGGAGAGGTATTTCGGAGGAAGACCTATCACGTATTTTTAAAAGAGGCTTCTCAACAAAGAAATTAAGTAGTGGAATAGGCTTATCTTTAGTAAAAAATACAGTGGACAGCTTAGGAGGAAGTATAAAGGTTACCACGAATATCCATGAAGGAACAGAATTTACGGTTACTTTGCCAAAGGAGGGGGAAAACCATGATAAGGGTGCTAATTGTTGA
- a CDS encoding flavocytochrome c: protein MEKIFTSKRMIAILVCIVLIVSIVGCQSKSAESTESAMFKAGTYRASAAGHNGDIEVEVTVDESSIKDVKILDHKESPGITDPAIERIPKAIVEDQTLAVDAISGATVTSKAIIAAVTEAIKLAGGDIDALNVKRDSAEVTGEAVEYTTDVVVIGGGGAGLAAAVSAHQNGAEVIVIEKMPRLGGNTILSGGALNAAGSPRQVAQGIEDSPDKHFTQTYEGGDKVGNPSLIKVLTDNAYPAVEWLESMGMKFNDEVFTVLGGLWPRAHKPSTPLGTGFIDTYQNYINENDGIEVLLDTEAVELIVENDKVVGVKAKGLKGDVILNANNGVVLASGGFGANIELRDKYNESWPALTEIKTTNHPGATGDGLLLAEAVDANFVGLEHIQLLPMGDPVSGSLSGNIEQGVENRIFVNKDGNRFVDEGARRDVMTKALMEQQDAYMWVIVDKHSYPTGDTKNNFNESIDELIEQGRAFKGDTLEELAEKIGVDPTNLINAVNEFNKAVEAGGADAFGRTLFADKIDTAPFYAGGRVPTVHHTMGGVEINENAQVLDKNGNVIPGLYAAGEVTGGIHGTNRLGGNALADIAVFGRIAGESAAAKK, encoded by the coding sequence ATGGAGAAAATTTTCACATCGAAGCGAATGATTGCTATTCTAGTGTGTATCGTTCTAATTGTATCTATCGTGGGCTGTCAGTCTAAGTCTGCAGAATCAACAGAGTCAGCAATGTTTAAAGCTGGGACCTATAGGGCATCTGCAGCTGGTCATAATGGAGATATAGAGGTTGAGGTTACTGTAGATGAAAGCTCAATTAAGGATGTCAAAATTTTAGATCATAAGGAAAGTCCTGGGATAACAGATCCAGCAATAGAAAGAATACCTAAAGCAATTGTAGAAGATCAAACCTTAGCTGTTGATGCTATATCAGGTGCGACGGTTACGAGTAAGGCAATCATAGCTGCAGTAACAGAAGCTATCAAATTAGCAGGTGGAGATATTGATGCTTTAAACGTGAAAAGAGATAGTGCAGAAGTTACAGGTGAAGCTGTAGAGTATACAACAGATGTAGTTGTTATCGGTGGTGGTGGTGCAGGTCTTGCTGCTGCAGTATCTGCTCATCAAAATGGTGCAGAGGTTATTGTTATTGAAAAAATGCCAAGACTTGGTGGAAATACAATTCTTTCAGGAGGCGCACTTAATGCTGCCGGGTCCCCAAGACAGGTTGCACAAGGTATTGAAGATTCTCCTGATAAACACTTTACACAAACCTATGAAGGTGGCGACAAAGTGGGAAATCCCTCTTTAATAAAAGTGCTGACAGACAATGCATATCCTGCTGTTGAGTGGCTTGAAAGTATGGGTATGAAGTTCAACGATGAAGTATTTACTGTTTTAGGTGGTTTGTGGCCAAGAGCCCATAAGCCTTCTACACCATTAGGAACTGGTTTTATAGACACATATCAAAATTATATTAATGAAAATGATGGCATTGAAGTTTTATTAGATACCGAAGCAGTTGAACTAATAGTAGAAAACGACAAGGTTGTAGGGGTTAAAGCAAAAGGTTTAAAAGGAGACGTAATCCTTAATGCAAACAATGGTGTAGTCCTTGCATCAGGTGGTTTTGGGGCTAACATTGAGTTGAGAGATAAGTACAACGAAAGCTGGCCTGCCCTTACTGAAATTAAAACCACCAATCATCCAGGTGCAACAGGGGATGGTTTGCTACTAGCTGAAGCTGTTGATGCGAACTTCGTGGGATTAGAACATATTCAATTACTTCCAATGGGGGATCCTGTGTCAGGAAGTCTCAGTGGAAATATAGAACAAGGTGTTGAAAATCGTATTTTTGTCAATAAAGATGGTAATCGTTTCGTAGATGAAGGCGCTAGAAGAGATGTCATGACAAAAGCATTGATGGAACAACAGGATGCTTACATGTGGGTAATTGTTGATAAGCATTCTTATCCAACAGGAGATACGAAAAATAACTTCAACGAATCAATCGATGAACTTATTGAACAAGGTAGAGCTTTTAAAGGCGATACTCTAGAGGAACTTGCAGAAAAGATTGGTGTAGACCCTACTAACCTTATTAATGCAGTAAATGAATTTAACAAAGCTGTAGAAGCAGGTGGTGCAGATGCTTTTGGGAGAACATTATTTGCTGATAAGATTGATACTGCTCCATTCTATGCAGGTGGACGCGTTCCTACAGTGCATCACACCATGGGTGGTGTTGAAATAAACGAAAATGCACAGGTTTTAGACAAAAATGGAAATGTAATACCGGGATTATATGCAGCTGGTGAGGTTACAGGTGGAATTCATGGTACGAACCGTTTAGGTGGTAATGCACTAGCGGATATAGCAGTATTTGGAAGGATTGCTGGAGAAAGTGCTGCAGCAAAGAAATAG
- a CDS encoding TetR/AcrR family transcriptional regulator has protein sequence MKKKLTSRQIQALNTQDKIYRVAFDLIEKKGFQNITVEEICKAADVSVGSFYNSFKSKSEILDRIFKLADDYFLNVVAVNIKDGSAQEKIVEFFQYYADYNLEKGIDFVKQLYNVKNNLFTIKGRHMQRVLQKIIEEGQKKGELSTDMTPEETVRFLFIAVRGIVYDWSLHDGQYDLPEYIRNYVKRLVSIL, from the coding sequence ATGAAAAAAAAACTAACCAGTCGACAGATCCAAGCCCTCAATACACAGGACAAAATATATCGCGTTGCTTTTGATCTGATTGAAAAAAAAGGTTTTCAAAATATTACCGTAGAAGAGATATGCAAAGCAGCTGATGTATCCGTAGGATCCTTCTATAACAGCTTTAAATCAAAAAGTGAAATATTGGATAGAATATTTAAATTAGCAGATGACTACTTTTTAAATGTTGTAGCTGTTAATATCAAGGATGGAAGTGCTCAAGAAAAAATAGTAGAATTTTTTCAGTATTATGCTGATTATAACTTAGAAAAAGGCATTGATTTTGTCAAACAATTATATAATGTTAAAAACAACCTATTTACAATAAAAGGAAGACATATGCAGCGTGTGCTACAGAAGATCATTGAGGAAGGACAAAAAAAAGGAGAGCTTTCTACCGATATGACACCAGAGGAAACTGTAAGGTTTCTATTTATTGCTGTAAGAGGAATTGTTTATGATTGGAGTCTACACGATGGTCAGTATGACCTTCCTGAGTATATTCGTAATTATGTGAAGCGATTAGTTAGCATTTTATAG
- a CDS encoding radical SAM protein, whose translation MLKPSYLSLLKNQELLTRVNLLKEMLKDCVLCPHQCKVNRLSGERGYCRTLDNVVVSGAESHFGEERELVGRYGSGTIFFSHCNLKCVFCQNYEISHCGEGKEMTPSQLADLMLYLQNRQCHNINLVSPGHIIPQIVEAIYIAAKKGLAIPIVYNTNGYDLVDTLKLLEGIVDIYMPDIKFADDLTAEAYLKVKQYYSIAKKAVKEMYRQVGDLKVNEEAIAYQGLLIRHLVMPQNLAGTEKIMQFIADDLSPDTYVNIMAQYYPAYKAHKYETINRRITKEEFQSAINAAKSTGLTNIR comes from the coding sequence ATGTTGAAACCAAGTTATTTATCTTTATTGAAAAATCAAGAATTATTAACCAGGGTAAATCTTTTAAAGGAAATGTTGAAGGATTGTGTTTTATGTCCCCATCAATGTAAGGTCAACCGATTATCAGGGGAAAGAGGCTACTGTAGAACCTTAGATAATGTGGTAGTTTCAGGAGCTGAATCTCATTTTGGTGAGGAAAGGGAATTAGTAGGTCGTTACGGTTCTGGAACTATTTTCTTCTCTCACTGCAACTTAAAATGTGTCTTCTGTCAAAACTATGAGATTAGCCATTGCGGTGAAGGTAAAGAAATGACTCCTTCCCAATTAGCGGACTTGATGCTATATTTGCAAAATCGTCAATGCCATAACATTAATCTAGTATCACCAGGACACATCATTCCTCAAATTGTGGAGGCTATTTATATTGCAGCTAAAAAAGGTTTGGCTATTCCCATTGTATACAATACCAATGGCTACGATTTAGTAGATACCTTAAAGCTATTGGAGGGAATTGTTGATATCTATATGCCAGACATCAAATTTGCTGATGATCTCACTGCCGAAGCGTACTTAAAGGTAAAACAATACTATAGCATCGCTAAAAAGGCTGTAAAAGAAATGTATCGTCAAGTGGGAGATTTAAAAGTCAATGAAGAAGCTATTGCTTATCAAGGTTTACTCATCCGTCATTTAGTAATGCCACAGAACCTTGCTGGGACTGAAAAAATTATGCAATTTATTGCTGATGACCTTTCCCCTGATACCTATGTTAATATCATGGCTCAGTATTATCCCGCCTATAAGGCCCATAAGTATGAGACAATAAATAGACGAATCACTAAAGAAGAATTCCAATCTGCTATAAATGCTGCGAAATCTACTGGTTTAACAAATATAAGATAA
- a CDS encoding DUF401 family protein, whose protein sequence is MVNRKINMGYSMIVAAALLALLNGRSIPYIVNTFLHTIVSQSTITLALTVGLITVLAYLMDQYLILDRMVVSLETILRSAKLTILLAPSIMGTLLVYGGALMSCPVVGRLGDRLSISKDEKATINLLFRHTLFLIFPLSPAMILAIELGEIAAWDLIKIQFPISVFMYILGYILFIRNYKDPEIKKVNTQEYLKAIMQFLLYALPILISLLGALIFSMPFYISLLLGIGISMAINTYDKRYDTKYDMGENPLKTMYKGLKMPLVIAIIGIMFYRNIVTDMDEIYVFFGNLLEQGMPLELLIFMACAVICLSLASAQPGIAILFPIVLPLAPDYDTKLLYAMFIFTTSFLFYYISPLHLCQVLTLEYFEVGLRKLYKNYVYLIPLTFLSMVAIYVVNIF, encoded by the coding sequence TTGGTAAATAGGAAAATTAATATGGGCTATTCTATGATCGTAGCAGCTGCTTTATTAGCTTTATTAAATGGTAGAAGTATACCATACATTGTGAATACATTTCTTCATACTATCGTGAGCCAATCTACGATTACACTGGCTTTAACTGTAGGTCTGATTACTGTTTTAGCTTATTTGATGGACCAATACCTTATTTTAGATAGGATGGTAGTTTCCTTAGAAACTATTTTAAGAAGTGCGAAACTCACGATACTACTAGCTCCTTCGATTATGGGCACGCTTTTGGTCTATGGTGGTGCACTAATGTCTTGTCCTGTGGTAGGAAGGCTAGGAGATAGATTGTCCATTTCTAAAGATGAAAAAGCCACCATCAACTTACTTTTTCGACATACTCTTTTTCTTATTTTTCCCTTATCTCCAGCGATGATTTTGGCGATAGAATTGGGGGAAATCGCTGCTTGGGATCTTATAAAAATTCAATTTCCTATAAGCGTATTTATGTATATATTAGGCTACATACTTTTTATTAGAAATTATAAGGATCCAGAGATAAAAAAAGTAAATACACAGGAATATCTAAAAGCTATTATGCAGTTTTTATTATATGCTTTACCTATCCTCATTAGCTTATTAGGCGCTCTTATTTTTTCTATGCCGTTTTATATTTCCCTTCTATTGGGTATTGGGATTAGTATGGCTATCAACACCTATGACAAAAGGTACGATACTAAATATGATATGGGAGAAAACCCCTTAAAGACTATGTATAAAGGACTAAAGATGCCCTTAGTTATAGCAATCATCGGTATTATGTTTTATAGAAATATTGTAACAGATATGGATGAAATCTATGTTTTTTTCGGCAACCTTTTAGAGCAGGGGATGCCTTTGGAGCTATTGATATTTATGGCCTGTGCTGTTATCTGTTTGTCTTTAGCCTCTGCACAGCCAGGAATTGCTATATTGTTTCCAATTGTGCTACCTCTAGCACCTGATTACGATACAAAACTTCTATATGCTATGTTTATTTTTACTACTTCATTTTTGTTCTATTATATCTCACCATTGCATTTATGCCAGGTTTTAACGTTAGAATACTTTGAAGTAGGCTTAAGAAAACTATATAAAAATTATGTGTATCTGATACCACTTACTTTTCTTTCTATGGTTGCTATATATGTAGTAAATATTTTTTAA
- the ybaK gene encoding Cys-tRNA(Pro) deacylase produces the protein MANVKTNAMRILEKAGIPYKTYNYDCSNGLIDGISVATKLGQPIEKVYKTLVTRGTSREYYVFVIPVAKELDLKAAAKAVGEKAVEMIKVTDMNKVTGYIRGGCSPIGMKKEYKTVLDSSCKVLDTFIVSAGKLGHQIEIDPKDLSNLLHCSIESITMQQ, from the coding sequence ATGGCAAATGTAAAAACAAATGCTATGCGGATTCTTGAAAAAGCTGGGATCCCATACAAAACATATAATTATGATTGTAGTAACGGTTTGATCGATGGTATTTCGGTTGCTACAAAACTAGGGCAGCCTATTGAAAAGGTTTATAAAACTTTAGTGACTCGAGGAACCAGCAGAGAATACTATGTTTTTGTCATTCCTGTTGCTAAAGAACTTGATTTAAAAGCTGCAGCAAAGGCAGTTGGTGAAAAGGCAGTTGAGATGATTAAGGTTACTGATATGAATAAGGTAACAGGTTATATTCGTGGAGGGTGCTCACCTATAGGGATGAAAAAAGAGTACAAAACTGTATTAGATAGCTCCTGCAAAGTTCTAGACACCTTCATTGTAAGTGCAGGAAAACTAGGCCATCAGATTGAGATAGATCCTAAGGACTTAAGTAATCTCCTTCATTGCAGCATAGAGAGCATTACAATGCAGCAATAA